One genomic window of Chitinophagaceae bacterium includes the following:
- a CDS encoding SDR family oxidoreductase, whose product MSKNSLKDKVVVITGASSGIGKACAFAFAAAGAQVMLAARNAEKLSEIEWQIREQGQKASTCRTDVSIEDDCRKLIETTIREFGTIHILINNAGISMRAVFADVDLKVIRQLMDINFWGTVYCTRYAIGEIIKNKGSIGGVSSIAGYKGLPGRTGYSASKFAMQGFLDALRVENLKTGVHVMVVCPGYTASNIRNTALNKQGRQQGDSPLDENSLMSAEEVADHIVNGIIHRKRVVILTLQGKFTVLLNKFFPAFMDKMVYNVVSKEKDSPFN is encoded by the coding sequence ATGAGTAAAAACTCTTTGAAAGATAAAGTGGTGGTTATCACCGGTGCATCATCCGGCATCGGAAAGGCATGTGCATTTGCATTTGCTGCAGCCGGTGCGCAGGTGATGCTTGCTGCACGCAATGCGGAAAAGTTGTCGGAGATAGAATGGCAAATCAGGGAACAAGGTCAAAAAGCTTCGACCTGCAGAACAGATGTTAGCATTGAAGATGATTGCAGAAAACTGATAGAAACAACCATCCGTGAATTTGGAACCATTCACATCCTCATCAACAACGCAGGAATCTCCATGCGCGCTGTTTTCGCAGACGTGGATCTAAAAGTGATCCGTCAATTGATGGACATTAACTTTTGGGGAACTGTCTATTGCACCAGGTATGCCATTGGCGAGATCATAAAAAATAAAGGCAGCATTGGAGGTGTGTCATCTATTGCCGGTTATAAAGGATTGCCCGGTCGTACCGGATATTCGGCTTCTAAATTTGCCATGCAGGGATTTTTGGATGCGCTGCGTGTTGAGAATCTTAAAACCGGTGTTCATGTAATGGTGGTTTGTCCCGGTTATACAGCTTCAAACATCAGGAACACAGCGCTCAATAAACAAGGTAGACAGCAAGGTGACTCACCGTTAGATGAAAATAGTCTGATGAGTGCCGAAGAAGTTGCAGATCACATTGTAAACGGAATTATTCACCGGAAGCGTGTTGTCATACTTACCCTTCAGGGAAAATTTACGGTACTGCTGAATAAGTTTTTTCCGGCGTTTATGGATAAGATGGTGTATAATGTTGTATCAAAAGAAAAGGACTCACCTTTCAATTGA
- a CDS encoding tetratricopeptide repeat protein has product MKKARKQTPPIKKQQTVVPSSNRLILFFIAAAIAMITFIVFAPALNGSFTNWDDDSYVTSNPFLTSATIDWRSIFTEPVALNYHPLTMITLALNRQAAGFHPHAYLATNILFHVMNSVLVFLFFYFLSGKKIITGTISGILFGIHPMHVESVAWISERKDVLYVFFLLLSLHAYLQYRLKEKSIWLFVSFLFFLLSCLSKAMAVVLPIILILIDYFQQRKLSRLAWLEKIPFLLVSLFFGIIALRIQAASANETVASFTFIQQFFFGCYGCMIYLLKFLFPWSLSAFYPYPVTDSSQSLPFLFYASPMVLIVTAWLVYRYLRKQSFIVFGFLFFLVSIALVLQFITVGNALMADRYSYLSYAGLCFVTGFGFEKIYHEKQKIRPSLLVAAAIIFFLLGYLSHERTKVWHTSETLWSDVISKYPEAATAYKNRGNYYGARGNTAAALNDYKVLLKMNTNDPEVFNNLGNIYADQNKMPESMAAYSKAIALKPDYVNAYINRGISYNTLKQPQKAVDDFSKAIALNGKKATLWAQRGYTYYEMGNYESAISDFDIAVKLQPDLPAAYYCRGLSYYRLSKKEAAARDLMKAKSLGYEGDYSLLK; this is encoded by the coding sequence ATGAAAAAAGCACGAAAGCAGACTCCTCCAATTAAGAAACAACAAACCGTTGTTCCTTCTTCCAACCGGTTGATACTTTTTTTTATTGCAGCAGCCATCGCGATGATCACCTTTATTGTATTCGCGCCCGCGCTGAACGGCTCCTTTACAAATTGGGATGATGATTCTTATGTAACGTCGAATCCGTTCCTGACCAGCGCCACTATTGACTGGCGATCCATTTTCACGGAACCGGTCGCACTGAACTATCATCCATTAACAATGATTACGCTTGCCCTGAACCGGCAGGCAGCGGGTTTTCATCCTCATGCTTATCTTGCCACCAACATTCTTTTTCATGTAATGAACAGTGTTCTGGTATTCCTGTTTTTCTATTTCTTATCAGGAAAAAAAATAATCACGGGTACCATTTCAGGGATCTTATTCGGCATTCATCCGATGCATGTAGAGTCAGTTGCCTGGATCTCTGAACGGAAAGATGTGCTCTATGTATTTTTCCTGCTTCTTTCATTGCATGCTTATCTGCAATACAGGTTAAAAGAAAAAAGCATTTGGCTTTTCGTCAGCTTTTTATTTTTCCTGCTGTCCTGTCTGTCAAAAGCAATGGCAGTAGTGCTTCCAATTATTTTAATCCTGATAGATTATTTCCAGCAACGTAAACTGTCACGGCTGGCATGGTTGGAAAAAATTCCATTTCTGCTGGTTTCTCTTTTCTTCGGCATAATCGCCTTGCGTATTCAGGCAGCGTCTGCAAATGAAACAGTAGCCTCCTTCACTTTTATTCAACAATTTTTTTTCGGTTGCTATGGTTGTATGATTTACCTGCTAAAATTTTTATTCCCCTGGTCACTTTCCGCATTCTATCCGTATCCGGTTACAGACAGTTCACAGTCGCTGCCATTCCTGTTTTATGCTTCACCAATGGTGCTGATTGTGACGGCCTGGTTGGTTTACCGTTATTTAAGGAAGCAATCATTTATCGTGTTCGGTTTCCTCTTTTTCCTGGTAAGCATTGCGCTCGTTTTGCAATTTATTACTGTAGGAAATGCATTGATGGCTGACCGCTACAGTTATCTTTCCTATGCCGGGCTCTGTTTTGTTACCGGCTTTGGATTTGAAAAAATTTACCATGAAAAACAAAAGATCCGGCCTTCACTTCTTGTTGCGGCTGCAATTATATTTTTTTTGTTGGGCTACCTCTCGCACGAGCGCACTAAGGTGTGGCATACGAGCGAAACATTGTGGAGTGACGTGATCAGCAAATATCCGGAGGCAGCAACAGCATATAAGAACCGCGGCAACTATTATGGCGCAAGGGGCAACACTGCCGCAGCATTGAATGATTATAAGGTGCTACTTAAAATGAATACCAACGATCCGGAAGTATTCAACAACCTTGGAAATATTTATGCAGATCAAAACAAAATGCCTGAATCCATGGCTGCTTATTCCAAAGCAATTGCGTTGAAACCCGATTATGTGAATGCTTACATTAACAGAGGTATCAGTTACAACACCTTGAAACAGCCGCAAAAAGCGGTGGATGATTTTTCAAAAGCAATCGCCTTGAATGGAAAAAAAGCTACGTTGTGGGCACAACGCGGATATACTTATTATGAAATGGGTAATTATGAATCCGCTATTTCCGATTTTGATATTGCTGTGAAGCTTCAACCCGACCTCCCGGCCGCCTACTATTGCCGGGGACTCTCTTATTACAGGCTTTCAAAAAAAGAAGCGGCAGCGAGGGACCTGATGAAAGCTAAATCATTGGGTTATGAAGGTGACTATTCCTTGCTAAAATAA
- a CDS encoding HAMP domain-containing histidine kinase, whose protein sequence is MKISLITFNIVLLTLSLIGIIVLQGLWIRNAWDTKQEDFYKTVNEALNNVVSKVERREAASFIHQRYSVADQNKVFFSQREEISVASSGTDTVVRKTKITSQHSFSSNNSKYSPVFSNPEVIIEFNKDSAMQPSGESRMNTKAGQMNEIIYQMVMELSNVKVPIDRRIPPLELYTMIRQELSKKGIELPFQFAVVRGVKDSICSVKSPSFTMAMVPASFRADLFPNDIFMSPYQLLLHFNDTQPYIVKSLWWMLILSAIFLLLIVATFSSAVYIILRQKKLADIKTDFINNMTHELKTPIATISVALDAINNPKVLSDQDRIRYYSSIIGNENKRMNAHVENILQMAMVDKENFNLNEQLLNIHDIIYHVSDPVSMQVEKRNGILTLELCAENAEVVGDEVHLTNVIHNLLDNANKYSLNAPEITISTANEKSGIVISVEDKGIGVSQQTQRKIFDKFYREQSGNIHDVKGFGLGLAYVKSIVKKHGGTIEVTSELGKGSRFEIYLPFGHVQATNTAQPANDGA, encoded by the coding sequence GTGAAAATTTCACTCATCACCTTCAATATAGTGTTGCTTACCTTGTCGCTCATCGGCATCATTGTGCTGCAGGGGTTATGGATAAGAAATGCCTGGGATACCAAACAGGAGGACTTTTATAAAACAGTTAATGAAGCGCTGAACAATGTAGTAAGTAAAGTGGAACGGCGTGAAGCAGCAAGTTTTATCCATCAGCGATATAGTGTAGCAGATCAAAACAAAGTTTTCTTTAGTCAGCGGGAGGAAATTTCCGTTGCTTCATCCGGCACCGACACAGTCGTTCGCAAAACAAAAATTACCAGTCAGCACTCATTTAGTTCGAATAATTCAAAGTACAGCCCGGTTTTCTCCAACCCTGAGGTAATTATTGAATTCAATAAAGATTCTGCGATGCAGCCTTCCGGTGAGAGTCGCATGAACACTAAAGCCGGGCAGATGAATGAGATTATTTACCAGATGGTAATGGAACTGAGCAACGTAAAAGTTCCGATTGACCGGCGCATTCCACCACTTGAACTTTATACCATGATCAGGCAGGAGTTGAGTAAAAAAGGCATTGAATTGCCTTTTCAATTCGCTGTGGTGCGTGGTGTTAAGGATTCCATTTGCAGTGTAAAATCGCCTTCCTTCACGATGGCCATGGTACCGGCGTCTTTCAGGGCTGACCTTTTTCCCAATGATATTTTTATGAGTCCTTATCAATTGTTATTGCATTTTAACGACACTCAACCATATATTGTAAAATCATTATGGTGGATGCTGATATTATCAGCCATCTTTCTGCTGCTGATTGTTGCCACTTTTTCATCTGCTGTATATATCATTCTCCGGCAGAAAAAACTGGCCGACATAAAAACTGATTTTATCAATAACATGACGCATGAATTAAAAACACCCATTGCCACTATTTCAGTGGCGTTGGATGCGATCAATAATCCGAAAGTGCTTTCAGATCAGGACAGGATCAGGTATTACTCCTCCATCATCGGCAATGAGAATAAGCGAATGAACGCACATGTGGAGAATATTCTGCAAATGGCAATGGTTGATAAAGAGAATTTCAACCTGAATGAACAATTGCTGAATATTCATGATATCATTTATCATGTATCTGACCCGGTGAGCATGCAGGTGGAAAAGCGAAACGGAATTTTGACGTTGGAACTCTGTGCCGAAAATGCTGAGGTAGTGGGTGATGAAGTACACCTTACAAATGTTATTCATAACCTGTTGGACAATGCCAATAAGTATTCATTAAATGCGCCCGAGATAACCATCAGTACGGCCAACGAAAAAAGCGGAATTGTAATCAGCGTGGAGGATAAAGGAATTGGTGTCAGTCAGCAAACACAGCGGAAAATATTTGATAAATTCTACCGGGAACAAAGCGGTAATATTCACGATGTAAAAGGTTTTGGGCTGGGGCTTGCTTACGTGAAATCTATTGTAAAAAAGCATGGTGGCACAATTGAGGTAACCAGCGAATTGGGAAAGGGAAGCCGTTTTGAAATTTATTTACCATTTGGCCACGTGCAGGCAACGAACACTGCACAGCCGGCGAATGATGGTGCTTAA
- a CDS encoding HAMP domain-containing histidine kinase gives MKIRRRPLLIFYLLVTYIFISFTWWIFLLVRINAEAYNEKKELTQLNYIYQHKVPYNDENSATFTKIDREYHRKVYMIIGEGTVFLVILMVVTLKTNQSLQREYKLNRQQKNFLLSITHELRSPIASSRVALQTMLKRDSLPRNKVELLLNNSLHDMDRLQLLVENILLAAKIEDHAFQIGKDACNLSEIVQTVIDKTVAASEFQRVFNTDIKPEVFVIGDRMALTSVVTNLVENAIKYSADATMIEVAVSEEDKHAFFTISDHGFGIPDAEKKKVFEKFYRIGQEETRKTKGTGLGLYIVGRILELHKGKVTVKDNQPRGSVFQVELPKFV, from the coding sequence ATGAAAATCAGAAGACGACCGTTGCTTATTTTTTACCTGCTGGTAACGTATATTTTTATTTCCTTCACCTGGTGGATATTTTTATTGGTGCGCATCAACGCAGAAGCATACAATGAGAAAAAAGAATTGACACAATTGAATTATATCTATCAGCATAAAGTACCCTACAATGATGAAAATTCGGCAACATTCACAAAAATAGACCGTGAATATCATAGAAAAGTCTACATGATTATCGGGGAAGGAACGGTTTTCCTGGTCATCTTAATGGTGGTAACGCTTAAGACAAATCAAAGCCTGCAACGCGAGTACAAACTGAACCGCCAGCAAAAAAATTTCCTGTTATCTATAACTCATGAACTGCGTTCACCTATTGCATCTTCAAGAGTTGCGCTGCAAACGATGTTGAAGCGTGATTCGCTGCCACGTAACAAAGTGGAATTGCTGCTGAATAATTCATTACATGATATGGATCGCTTGCAGTTGCTGGTAGAAAATATTTTACTCGCGGCAAAAATTGAAGACCATGCATTCCAGATCGGCAAGGATGCATGCAACCTGAGCGAGATAGTGCAAACGGTGATTGATAAGACGGTAGCAGCATCAGAATTTCAGCGTGTCTTTAACACAGATATAAAACCGGAAGTATTTGTGATTGGAGACAGGATGGCACTGACCAGTGTGGTTACTAACCTGGTTGAAAATGCGATAAAATACTCTGCTGATGCAACCATGATTGAAGTCGCGGTGTCAGAAGAAGACAAGCATGCTTTTTTTACAATTTCAGACCATGGCTTTGGAATCCCGGATGCGGAAAAGAAAAAAGTGTTTGAGAAATTTTACCGTATTGGCCAGGAAGAGACCCGCAAAACAAAGGGAACCGGATTAGGACTTTATATTGTGGGGCGCATTCTGGAATTACACAAAGGGAAAGTTACAGTTAAGGATAACCAACCGAGAGGTTCAGTTTTTCAGGTTGAATTACCAAAATTCGTTTAG
- a CDS encoding T9SS type A sorting domain-containing protein gives MKDALIPVLLLMTCISASAQITITQADMPHPGGTYITTGLVLDLAIDPVETGPDHIWDFQQLTPLTSTTDTFYDQTELSFLYQLLYTGANLVDKTAYSISIDQLSLDDVYLIYKSNSTLYEQYGFAGTFDGIPVPIVYGEKDVIYNFPLQYGDVDSSESGFAFGLTGFGYVSQQRKRVNTVDGWGTVKTPAGTFNALRVSSTILDVDSVYLDTLNFGTNVTLKSYEYKWLAAGSGTPVFQINAQDVLGLPVVTQITYQDTTLQTGIRPVATSGISLASVFPNPANDMLQIKTNETVDGPLHLTVTNLSGKIIAKRILSHPVSVLDLSSWSNGIYFLEFVENQNVQHHAIVVEH, from the coding sequence ATGAAAGACGCACTGATTCCTGTTTTACTTTTGATGACATGCATTTCTGCCAGTGCACAAATTACGATTACACAAGCCGATATGCCGCATCCCGGAGGCACTTATATTACCACGGGATTGGTACTTGATCTTGCAATTGATCCTGTTGAAACGGGTCCGGATCACATCTGGGATTTTCAACAACTTACGCCTTTAACTTCCACCACAGATACTTTTTATGATCAGACCGAGCTCTCATTTCTTTATCAGCTCTTATACACCGGAGCAAACCTTGTAGATAAAACTGCTTACAGCATTTCGATAGATCAACTCTCGTTGGATGATGTGTATCTTATTTATAAAAGCAATTCCACTTTATACGAGCAATATGGATTTGCCGGCACATTTGATGGTATTCCTGTCCCGATTGTTTATGGAGAAAAGGATGTGATCTATAATTTCCCCCTTCAATATGGCGATGTGGATTCTTCTGAGTCGGGTTTTGCATTTGGCCTTACAGGATTCGGATATGTTTCACAGCAGCGGAAAAGAGTAAATACCGTTGATGGTTGGGGAACGGTTAAAACGCCGGCGGGAACCTTTAACGCTTTAAGAGTTAGTTCTACCATATTGGATGTTGACAGTGTTTATCTTGACACCTTAAATTTCGGTACCAATGTTACCTTGAAATCTTATGAATATAAATGGCTGGCAGCGGGAAGTGGAACACCGGTTTTCCAGATCAATGCGCAGGATGTTTTGGGCTTACCGGTAGTTACTCAAATTACTTATCAGGATACAACACTGCAGACCGGAATAAGGCCGGTAGCCACTTCAGGCATTTCATTGGCTTCGGTATTTCCCAACCCTGCAAATGATATGTTGCAGATTAAAACAAATGAAACTGTAGATGGCCCTTTGCACCTAACCGTTACCAATCTATCCGGAAAGATCATAGCGAAAAGAATTTTGTCCCATCCTGTTTCAGTGCTTGATCTTTCATCCTGGAGCAACGGGATTTATTTTTTAGAATTTGTTGAAAATCAAAATGTGCAACATCATGCTATTGTAGTGGAACATTGA
- a CDS encoding response regulator transcription factor gives MSTSTAVLNQATAYQNLSQPRILVVEDEENLLEAIKINLELEGYEVVVAITGPQALKRFREERFNLVVLDIMLPELDGYQVCQTIRITNTETPILFLTAKDTSEDKVMGLKMGADDYLTKPFNLEEFLLRVKVLIRHSMKGTADEMSTHIFSFDENEINFSTFIAKGKSKNPIQLTKREAALLKLLIERKNEVVSRKQILQTVWGYDVFPSTRTIDNFILTFRKYFEKDSRNPVYFHSIRGVGYKFTDH, from the coding sequence ATGTCGACTAGCACCGCAGTACTCAACCAGGCCACAGCGTATCAGAACTTGTCTCAGCCGAGAATACTGGTTGTGGAAGATGAAGAAAACCTGCTCGAAGCCATAAAAATTAATTTGGAGCTGGAGGGCTATGAAGTCGTGGTAGCCATTACCGGTCCGCAAGCACTGAAACGATTCCGTGAAGAACGGTTTAACCTTGTGGTATTGGATATTATGTTACCTGAACTGGATGGTTACCAGGTGTGTCAGACCATTCGTATTACTAACACTGAAACACCGATTCTGTTTCTTACAGCAAAGGATACCAGTGAAGACAAAGTGATGGGTCTTAAGATGGGTGCTGATGACTATCTCACCAAACCGTTTAACCTGGAGGAATTCTTATTACGGGTGAAAGTATTGATTCGCCACAGCATGAAAGGAACAGCGGATGAAATGAGTACACATATTTTTAGCTTTGATGAGAATGAAATCAATTTCTCCACTTTCATAGCAAAAGGCAAAAGCAAAAACCCTATTCAACTTACGAAGCGGGAAGCAGCTTTGCTTAAACTGCTGATTGAACGAAAGAATGAAGTAGTATCCCGCAAGCAGATTTTGCAAACGGTATGGGGTTATGATGTGTTTCCTTCTACACGAACGATTGATAATTTTATCCTCACTTTTCGGAAATACTTTGAGAAAGATTCCCGCAATCCCGTTTATTTTCATTCCATAAGAGGTGTCGGTTACAAATTTACAGACCACTAA
- a CDS encoding toxin-antitoxin system YwqK family antitoxin translates to MKKLICCLALFFPTFLFAQEEESDEMVATYDTIAVHDPNAYNIVDMKIRYLPSGRMYRAGKLLNGKKQGIWRTYFESGQLSRVEEYNLDFYDGLVLIFDENGSLLKEQSIKNSKLEGLVHDFYIGGYIKSEENYAAGVLNGWRRAYSVEGLLSEEGMWRNGKRDSLNRWFYPDGKPFVEYNYVNGVISGISSQYYESGKIMSQGNYDDNIENGAWKDFYESGKVKAEGTNKSGKKTGTWKLYDESGALQKTQTWNEGVMVKEVPAKK, encoded by the coding sequence ATGAAAAAGTTGATATGCTGTCTGGCTTTGTTCTTTCCCACTTTTCTATTTGCACAGGAGGAGGAAAGCGATGAAATGGTAGCAACCTACGATACCATTGCTGTACATGATCCCAATGCTTATAACATTGTGGACATGAAAATCAGGTACTTGCCTTCAGGCAGAATGTATCGTGCCGGTAAATTGTTGAATGGTAAAAAACAAGGGATTTGGCGAACTTACTTTGAGAGCGGGCAACTCAGCAGGGTGGAAGAATATAACCTTGATTTTTATGATGGCCTGGTTTTGATTTTTGATGAAAACGGCAGTTTGTTGAAAGAGCAAAGTATTAAAAACAGTAAGTTAGAAGGGTTAGTGCACGACTTTTATATCGGTGGATATATTAAGAGCGAAGAAAATTATGCTGCGGGTGTGCTCAATGGCTGGCGGCGGGCTTACTCTGTGGAAGGATTACTTTCTGAGGAAGGAATGTGGAGGAATGGTAAGCGCGACAGTCTTAACCGTTGGTTTTATCCCGATGGAAAACCCTTTGTGGAATACAACTATGTGAATGGCGTGATCAGTGGTATTTCATCACAATATTATGAAAGCGGCAAAATTATGTCGCAAGGCAACTACGATGACAATATAGAAAATGGAGCATGGAAAGATTTCTATGAATCAGGAAAGGTGAAGGCCGAAGGCACCAATAAATCCGGAAAGAAGACCGGTACATGGAAGTTGTATGATGAGTCTGGCGCCCTGCAAAAAACACAGACATGGAACGAAGGCGTGATGGTAAAGGAAGTTCCTGCTAAGAAATAA
- a CDS encoding sigma-54-dependent Fis family transcriptional regulator — protein sequence MPTILIIDDEKSIRRTLREILEYEGYKVEEANDGPEGLNMLKEKTFDAILLDIKMPKMDGLEVLDKIMQTNADTPVIMVSGHGTIDTAVEAVKKGAYDFVAKPMDLNRLLISLRNALEKVSLVTETKVLKRRVSKTREILGQSPAVEKIKEKIEKVAPTDARVLITGDNGTGKELVARWIHEKSNRASGPLIEVNCAAIPTELIESELFGHEKGAFTSAIKQRIGKFESATGGTLFLDEIGDMSLSAQAKVLRALQESKITRVGGDKEILVDVRVVAATNKDLSREIDKGNFRMDLYHRLSVIIIHVPSLNDRKEDIPILAEKFVTEICEDYGIPRKIVTPKAIQELQNVNWTGNIRELHNVMERLVILSENKITEQEVLAYAVANIANDPMESMFNRFDKFIDFRDFMEKQYIEYRLRLNSWNVSKTADEIDLQRSHLYSKMDKFGLKREETQSSS from the coding sequence ATGCCAACGATATTGATCATTGACGATGAGAAAAGTATCCGCCGCACGCTGCGTGAAATTCTCGAATATGAAGGTTATAAGGTTGAAGAAGCCAATGATGGACCGGAAGGGTTGAATATGCTCAAAGAAAAAACTTTTGACGCGATCCTTCTTGATATCAAGATGCCTAAGATGGACGGACTCGAGGTGCTGGATAAAATCATGCAGACCAATGCGGATACACCTGTCATTATGGTTTCAGGACACGGCACCATCGATACTGCAGTAGAAGCAGTGAAGAAAGGCGCCTATGATTTTGTTGCAAAGCCAATGGATCTCAACCGGTTGCTGATTTCTTTGCGTAACGCGTTGGAAAAAGTTTCGCTGGTTACAGAGACCAAAGTGCTCAAACGCCGCGTCTCTAAAACCCGGGAAATACTCGGACAATCGCCGGCAGTGGAAAAGATCAAAGAAAAAATTGAAAAGGTAGCACCAACGGATGCACGGGTACTTATTACAGGTGACAATGGCACAGGAAAGGAACTTGTAGCACGCTGGATACATGAAAAAAGTAACCGTGCATCAGGTCCTTTGATAGAAGTGAACTGCGCGGCCATACCAACTGAACTGATAGAGAGTGAATTATTTGGTCATGAAAAAGGTGCCTTCACTTCAGCCATCAAACAACGCATTGGGAAATTTGAATCTGCTACAGGCGGCACACTCTTCCTGGATGAAATTGGGGATATGAGCCTGAGTGCGCAGGCAAAAGTGTTGCGTGCCTTGCAGGAAAGCAAAATCACGCGCGTGGGTGGTGATAAGGAAATATTAGTAGATGTAAGAGTGGTGGCTGCTACCAACAAAGACCTGAGCAGAGAGATTGACAAAGGAAATTTCCGGATGGATCTTTATCATAGGTTGAGTGTGATTATTATTCATGTTCCCTCCCTCAATGATCGCAAAGAGGACATACCGATTCTTGCTGAAAAATTTGTAACTGAAATCTGCGAAGATTATGGCATTCCGCGTAAAATTGTAACACCTAAAGCCATTCAGGAACTTCAAAATGTCAACTGGACAGGTAATATCCGTGAGTTGCACAATGTGATGGAACGATTAGTAATTCTAAGTGAAAATAAAATAACTGAACAGGAAGTGCTGGCTTATGCAGTGGCCAATATTGCCAACGACCCGATGGAGTCGATGTTCAACAGGTTTGACAAGTTCATAGATTTTCGTGATTTTATGGAGAAGCAATACATAGAATATCGTTTGCGCCTCAATTCATGGAATGTTTCCAAAACTGCCGATGAAATTGATTTGCAGCGAAGCCACCTTTACAGCAAGATGGACAAGTTTGGATTGAAAAGAGAAGAGACACAAAGCAGTTCGTAA
- a CDS encoding response regulator transcription factor: protein MEKNPKILLAEDDPNFGTVLRDYLELNNYDVTLAVNGTTALQLEQKKDFDLCVLDVMMPEMDGFSVAREIRKRTPLLPFIFLTAKTLKADVVEGYRIGADDYITKPFDSEVLLYKIRAILKRRHEPAKTIELPNDFVIGKYSFNYRLRALRLSNQEWKMSPKEADLLRLLAASMNDVVLRQEALRLIWGEDNFFTGRSMDVFIVKLRKYLKDDPDVEIVNIHGNGYRLMVGNRQNA, encoded by the coding sequence ATGGAAAAGAATCCGAAAATACTATTAGCTGAAGATGATCCGAACTTTGGAACCGTGTTACGCGATTACCTTGAGTTAAACAACTACGACGTTACGCTTGCGGTCAATGGAACAACCGCGTTGCAGTTGGAGCAGAAAAAGGACTTCGATCTTTGTGTGCTTGATGTAATGATGCCTGAAATGGATGGGTTCTCCGTTGCGCGTGAAATCAGGAAAAGAACTCCCTTGCTCCCTTTCATTTTTTTAACGGCGAAAACGCTAAAGGCTGACGTAGTGGAAGGTTACAGGATTGGAGCAGACGACTACATCACAAAACCATTTGACTCTGAAGTACTCTTATATAAGATCAGGGCGATTCTGAAGCGGAGGCATGAACCGGCCAAAACAATTGAGCTGCCGAATGATTTTGTGATTGGCAAATATTCTTTTAATTATAGATTAAGGGCGCTCAGGTTATCAAATCAGGAATGGAAAATGTCGCCCAAGGAAGCTGATTTATTGCGCCTGCTTGCCGCCAGCATGAATGATGTGGTGTTGCGGCAGGAAGCACTCCGGCTCATCTGGGGAGAAGACAATTTTTTTACAGGCCGGAGCATGGATGTATTCATCGTAAAACTTCGGAAATATTTAAAAGACGATCCTGATGTGGAGATCGTCAATATTCATGGAAACGGTTATCGCCTTATGGTAGGAAACCGTCAAAATGCCTGA